Proteins co-encoded in one Cinclus cinclus chromosome Z, bCinCin1.1, whole genome shotgun sequence genomic window:
- the TSTD2 gene encoding thiosulfate sulfurtransferase/rhodanese-like domain-containing protein 2 translates to MVPGGAAPGGPGSPRESAEGAAAGRKQRTAARRKAFSLFVKTKEVPAASRCPGGGEGVRWRCCRQAFEELSGIHRHVALHHSGDVGRQAGLGAGLGAGPEEAGGSPEGGPAPAGSAARPNGHSCNSPEISWALPDTSHVSQDDLTSQVGEVLLYYCYCEVRDPEKLCAWQKALCQHLHLTGKVRVASEGINGTVGGSKVATSLYIKVMLSQPLFKNILCQEDFKRSAGGAHCFPDLRVGVFKEIVPMGIDPKIVSYKETGIHLSPQEFHREVEQYLSQATQGQSDTILLDCRNFYESKIGHFQGCLAPDIRKFSYFPSYVDENLELFKDKRVLMYCTGGIRCERGSAYLRSKAVCREVYQLKGGIHKYLEEFPDGFYRGKLFVFDDRYAICSNEDIISACRYCGVLWDQYKLCSSQHCRQLVLTCPSCCNKGLTACCPVCQEKALKVTSRASGQTLKEECECTRRRPRVPIEHVSPRILDTGKD, encoded by the exons ATGGTGCCCGGCGGGGCGGCGCCGGGCGGGCCGGGCTCGCCGCGGGAGAGCGCCGAGGGGGCCGCGGCGGGCAGGAAGCAGCGCACGGCCGCCCGCAGGAAG GCCTTCTCCCTGTTCGTCAAAACCAAGGAGGTGCCGGCCGCGTCGCGGTGTCCCGGCGGCGGAGAGGGCGTGCGGTGGCGGTGCTGCCGGCAGGCGTTCGAGGAGCTGTCCGGCATCCACAGGCACGTGGCCCTGCACCACTCCGGGGACGTCGGGCGGCAGGCGGGGCTCGGTGCGGGGCTCGGTGCGGGGCCGGAGGAGGCCGGGGGAAGCCCCGAGGGCGGTCCGGCCCCGGCGGGCAGCGCGGCCCGGCCGAACGGGCACTCCTGCAACAGCCCGGAGATCTCCTGGGCGCTCCCGGACACAAGCCATGTCAGCCAGGATGATCTGACTAG CCAGGTGGGAGAAGTGCTTCTCTACTACTGTTACTGTGAGGTGAGGGATCCAGAGAAGCTCTGTGCTTGGCAAAAGGCTTTGTGTCAGCATCTACATCTCACTGGCAAG GTACGAGTTGCTTCAGAGGGGATTAATGGGACAGTTGGTGGAAGCAAAGTAGCTACCAGTCTCTATATTAAAGTTATGCTTTCCCAGCCTctgttcaaaaatattttgtgtcaaGAGGATTTCAAG AGAAGTGCAGGAGGAGCTCACTGTTTCCCAGACCTTCGAGTTGGAGTATTCAAAGAAATTGTACCAATGGGCATTGATCCAAAGATAGTGTCTTATAAGGAAACTG gAATCCATTTATCCCCTCAGGAATTTCATAGAGAAGTAGAACAGTATTTGTCTCAGGCCACTCAAGGACAAAGCGATACCATCTTGCTGGACTGTAGGAACTTCTATGAAAGTAAAATA GGACATTTCCAGGGCTGTCTGGCTCCAGATATCAGGAAGTTCAGTTATTTTCCAAGCTACGTAGATGAAAACCTGGAGCTTTTTAAAGACAAGCGTGTCCTGATGTACTGCACAGGAGGGATTCGTTGTGAAAGAGGCTCTGCTTACCTCAGGAGCAAG GCAGTGTGCAGAGAGGTTTACCAGCTAAAAGGTGGAATTCACAAGTACCTAGAAGAGTTTCCAGATGGATTCTACAGGGGGAAGCTGTTTGTATTTGATGATCGTTACGCCATTTGTTCCAATGAAGATATCATCTCAG cATGCAGATACTGTGGGGTGCTGTGGGACCAGTATAAACTTTGTTCCAGTCAGCACTGCCGGCAGCTTGTCCTGACATGTCCAAGTTGTTGCAACAAAGGTCTTACAGCTTGCTGTCCTGTTTGTCAAGAGAAGGCGCTCAAGGTGACTTCAAGGGCTTCAGGACAGACACTTAAGGAGGAATGTGAATGCACAAGGAGACGGCCAAGGGTACCAATTGAACATGTCTCACCAAGGATACTGGACACAGGAAAAGATTAA